A region of Deinococcus rubellus DNA encodes the following proteins:
- a CDS encoding general stress protein has translation MTMRPNPLLGDPTKSRVVIATYPEYLQAQRAVDYLSDHKFPVERTAIVGEGLKTVEQVTGRLDWTRALSLGMGQGAVMGVFIGVIFSFLGFGGAGRGFLPLLIDGLLIGVMIGAVWGLLSYALSGGRRDFTSVGGMRADHYSVLCDGEVSERAQSLLSEMPG, from the coding sequence ATGACCATGCGCCCCAATCCGCTGCTCGGCGACCCGACCAAAAGCCGGGTCGTGATCGCCACCTATCCCGAGTACCTCCAGGCGCAGCGGGCGGTGGATTACCTGTCGGACCACAAGTTCCCGGTGGAGCGCACCGCCATCGTGGGTGAGGGCCTGAAAACTGTGGAGCAGGTCACGGGCCGCCTCGACTGGACGCGGGCGCTCAGCCTTGGCATGGGCCAGGGCGCGGTGATGGGGGTCTTTATCGGCGTGATTTTCTCTTTCCTGGGCTTTGGTGGTGCGGGACGTGGGTTTCTGCCGCTGCTGATCGACGGTCTCCTGATCGGCGTCATGATCGGCGCGGTGTGGGGGCTCCTGAGCTACGCGCTGAGTGGCGGGCGGCGCGACTTTACCAGCGTCGGCGGCATGCGGGCCGACCATTACAGTGTGCTGTGCGACGGCGAGGTGTCCGAACGCGCCCAGTCGCTACTCTCGGAGATGCCGGGCTGA
- a CDS encoding DUF1345 domain-containing protein, which translates to MTAAPLPPVRTQAPQRLLLSLGLGVAAWLLCAAVPYPAAWKHFPWELRALIGWLVFSASYLISSWRIIFAVNSGWIRELAQQEDNGRRASGVIAIITSLISLAGVMFALSRAGNLKQEPLLEALLIGAGLLSVALSWLVIQTVYLFRYAHLYYETPEGGVQFPDTPEPDYLDFAYLSFTIGMTYQVSDTDLNQRSMRRLLTGHSLISYVYGVVIIALAISVVSSVLS; encoded by the coding sequence ATGACTGCCGCTCCGCTGCCTCCTGTTCGCACACAAGCGCCCCAGCGTCTCCTGCTCTCGCTTGGCCTGGGGGTGGCGGCCTGGCTGCTGTGCGCCGCCGTGCCGTATCCCGCCGCCTGGAAGCATTTTCCCTGGGAACTGCGCGCCCTCATCGGCTGGCTGGTCTTTTCTGCCAGTTACCTGATCTCGTCGTGGCGCATTATTTTCGCGGTCAACAGCGGCTGGATTCGTGAGCTGGCCCAGCAGGAAGACAACGGCAGGCGGGCGTCGGGCGTCATTGCCATCATCACGTCGCTGATCAGTCTGGCGGGCGTCATGTTTGCCCTGTCGCGCGCCGGGAATCTCAAGCAGGAGCCGCTGCTTGAAGCCCTGCTGATCGGTGCGGGCCTGCTCAGTGTGGCCCTGTCGTGGCTGGTCATCCAGACGGTCTACCTGTTTCGTTACGCCCACCTGTATTACGAAACGCCCGAAGGCGGCGTGCAATTTCCGGATACCCCCGAACCCGATTATCTGGACTTTGCTTACCTGTCGTTTACCATCGGCATGACCTATCAGGTGTCTGATACCGATTTGAATCAGCGCTCCATGCGGCGGCTGCTGACGGGACACTCGCTGATTTCTTACGTTTACGGTGTGGTCATCATCGCCCTGGCCATCAGCGTCGTCAGCAGCGTGCTGTCCTGA
- a CDS encoding methyltransferase domain-containing protein, producing the protein MPRSSPQKNARPDRGTARKARRPSGPTGPAAEYEIEALSGLEGVAQEELSAVPGARDIRGGRFWFPGDPTRLTRLKGSVAVYRVKTFDVPRPKALLGHQQLGDLAAFLRPVIAYGGHQSFRLSAAGRESATMRRLAEELETSLGIPYHPEEGELLIRLRPTENPNRIPEPVEEKREAHWERSPEERPARRGQRGAAGRPGHSSAQAPEWPEEEELEPQPAPEPRFETGWDVLARLTPRPLSARAWRVCNMAGGLNATIAYAVFKLAGVRDADRIFNPMSGSGTLLIERDLLGPSMALVGVDTDPDAVRCAQQNIGAAKRTIEVAQVDALNTGLPPRSFDLIVADLPWGDAITVKGGNEALYTGFLKEMHRLCSRQGRMVVLTHELRLFERLMAEQDRWHAHELFQVYSGGHHPKAYLLSRV; encoded by the coding sequence ATGCCCCGCTCCTCTCCCCAGAAAAATGCCCGCCCTGACCGGGGCACGGCCCGCAAGGCCCGCCGCCCCAGCGGCCCGACCGGCCCCGCCGCCGAGTACGAGATCGAGGCGCTCAGCGGCCTGGAAGGAGTGGCGCAGGAGGAACTCAGCGCCGTGCCGGGCGCGCGTGATATCCGGGGGGGGCGCTTCTGGTTTCCCGGCGACCCCACCCGCCTGACCCGCTTGAAGGGCAGCGTGGCCGTCTACCGGGTCAAGACCTTCGATGTGCCGCGTCCCAAAGCGCTGCTCGGCCACCAACAGCTCGGTGATCTGGCGGCCTTTCTGCGCCCGGTGATCGCGTACGGCGGCCACCAGAGCTTCCGTTTGTCGGCGGCGGGCCGCGAGTCGGCCACCATGCGGCGGCTGGCCGAGGAACTCGAAACCTCGCTGGGCATCCCCTACCACCCCGAGGAGGGCGAACTGTTGATCCGGCTGCGCCCCACCGAGAACCCCAACCGCATTCCCGAGCCCGTGGAGGAGAAGCGTGAGGCCCACTGGGAGCGTTCGCCCGAGGAGCGCCCGGCCCGCCGGGGTCAGCGCGGTGCGGCGGGCCGCCCTGGACATTCATCCGCTCAGGCACCGGAGTGGCCCGAAGAGGAGGAGCTGGAACCGCAGCCTGCGCCTGAACCCCGCTTCGAGACCGGCTGGGACGTGCTGGCCCGCCTGACCCCGCGCCCGCTGTCGGCCCGTGCCTGGCGGGTGTGCAACATGGCAGGCGGCCTCAATGCCACCATCGCCTACGCCGTGTTCAAGCTGGCCGGGGTGCGCGACGCTGACCGCATCTTCAACCCGATGAGCGGCAGCGGTACGTTGCTGATCGAGCGCGATTTGCTGGGGCCGAGCATGGCGCTGGTGGGTGTGGACACCGACCCTGACGCCGTGCGCTGTGCCCAGCAGAACATCGGGGCGGCCAAACGCACCATCGAGGTGGCGCAGGTGGACGCCCTGAACACCGGGCTGCCGCCGCGCAGCTTCGATCTGATCGTGGCCGATCTGCCCTGGGGCGACGCGATCACCGTCAAGGGCGGCAACGAGGCGCTGTATACCGGGTTCCTGAAGGAGATGCACCGCCTCTGCTCGCGCCAGGGCCGGATGGTGGTGCTGACCCACGAACTCAGGCTGTTCGAGCGCCTGATGGCCGAGCAGGACCGCTGGCACGCCCACGAACTGTTTCAGGTCTACAGCGGCGGACACCACCCGAAGGCGTATCTGCTCAGCCGGGTGTAG
- the xpt gene encoding xanthine phosphoribosyltransferase — protein sequence MQALVSAIQQHGVILPGGILKVDGLVNHQLLPDLTREMGRRFADCFRELNPSKVLTIEVSGIAPALMTAIELGVPMVYARKKKPITMREPSFTARSVSRTKGGVVDLFVSSEFLGPEDRVIVIDDFLASGGTLRALASMIELSGAELLGLGCVIEKAFEHGREQLADLNVPIHTLANILELSEEKGVVVVEGR from the coding sequence ATGCAAGCTCTCGTCTCGGCCATTCAGCAGCACGGCGTCATTTTGCCCGGCGGTATTCTCAAGGTGGACGGGCTGGTCAACCACCAGTTGCTGCCCGACCTCACCCGCGAGATGGGGCGGCGCTTCGCCGATTGCTTCCGCGAACTGAACCCCAGCAAGGTGCTGACCATCGAGGTGAGCGGCATCGCCCCGGCACTGATGACGGCTATCGAACTCGGCGTGCCGATGGTGTACGCCCGCAAGAAAAAGCCCATCACCATGAGGGAGCCGTCGTTCACGGCCCGGTCGGTGAGCCGCACCAAGGGCGGGGTCGTCGATCTGTTCGTGTCGAGTGAGTTTCTGGGGCCGGAGGACCGGGTCATCGTCATCGACGACTTTCTGGCGTCGGGCGGCACTTTGCGGGCGCTTGCCAGCATGATCGAGCTGAGCGGGGCCGAGCTGCTGGGCCTGGGCTGCGTCATCGAGAAGGCCTTCGAGCATGGCCGTGAGCAGTTGGCCGACCTGAACGTGCCGATTCACACGCTGGCGAACATCCTCGAACTCAGTGAGGAAAAGGGCGTGGTGGTGGTGGAAGGCCGCTGA
- a CDS encoding DUF2171 domain-containing protein has product MTNNDMSQVDTALDQELRDSITEHLQVKDVNGEHVGTVDHLDGDRIKLTRTDSEDGQHHYINLSDVKSADAVAVYLEKARADLKMQSK; this is encoded by the coding sequence ATGACCAACAACGATATGAGCCAGGTGGATACCGCCCTCGACCAGGAACTGCGCGACTCGATCACCGAGCACCTTCAGGTCAAGGACGTCAACGGCGAGCATGTCGGCACGGTCGATCACCTCGACGGTGACCGCATCAAGCTGACCCGCACCGACAGCGAGGACGGCCAGCACCACTACATCAATCTCAGTGACGTCAAGAGCGCCGACGCCGTGGCCGTATACCTGGAGAAGGCCCGCGCCGATTTGAAGATGCAGAGCAAGTAA
- a CDS encoding nucleotidyltransferase domain-containing protein, translating to MSPDLTHTLAARLAQIPGVQAVTLGGSRARGAAQPDSDIDLGLYYRAETPLDLTVLNQLCRELDDAGTAEATPPGGWGPWVDGGAWLTVRGQRVDFIYRELGRVKRSVDDALAGHIKLHAQPGHPHGVHSHHYAAELALSQILFDGGELSALRERLGNYPPALKAALIAHYDWQPEFWLYGAAKGQQRGDIHYAQGCAYQAVMALVQTLCARGEVWLTNEKGAVALAGAVPDAPPQFAERVGAALTNPDLDALKRLSSDLNTPVSRWP from the coding sequence ATGTCGCCTGATCTCACCCACACGCTCGCCGCACGCCTCGCCCAGATTCCCGGCGTGCAGGCCGTCACGCTGGGCGGCTCACGCGCACGAGGCGCAGCCCAGCCGGACTCGGATATTGATCTTGGCCTGTACTACCGGGCCGAAACGCCCCTTGATCTGACCGTGCTGAATCAACTGTGCCGCGAGCTGGACGACGCCGGAACCGCCGAGGCCACCCCACCGGGCGGCTGGGGACCCTGGGTGGACGGCGGCGCGTGGCTGACGGTGCGGGGGCAACGGGTGGACTTCATCTACCGCGAGCTGGGGCGGGTCAAGCGCAGTGTGGACGATGCCCTGGCGGGCCACATCAAGCTGCACGCCCAGCCGGGCCACCCGCACGGCGTCCACAGCCACCACTACGCGGCGGAACTGGCACTGAGCCAGATTCTGTTTGACGGCGGCGAACTCTCAGCGCTGCGTGAACGACTGGGCAACTATCCACCTGCACTCAAGGCGGCGCTGATTGCCCACTACGACTGGCAGCCAGAGTTCTGGCTCTACGGCGCGGCCAAAGGCCAGCAACGCGGCGACATTCACTACGCCCAGGGCTGCGCCTATCAGGCGGTGATGGCACTGGTGCAGACCCTCTGTGCACGCGGCGAGGTGTGGCTGACCAACGAAAAGGGGGCGGTGGCACTGGCCGGGGCTGTACCAGATGCACCCCCGCAGTTTGCCGAGCGGGTCGGCGCAGCGCTCACCAATCCCGACCTGGACGCCCTGAAGCGCCTCTCCTCGGACCTCAACACGCCTGTCTCAAGGTGGCCTTGA
- a CDS encoding TrkH family potassium uptake protein — MRRPLLSRFSFKLFNFSKFSPPQLIALTFAVTILVGALLLGSPLAHQPGHSLSWVQALFMSTSALCVTGLVVVDVGSTFNVFGQLVVLALVQIGGLGIITFGTLFAFLLGRRINFSERVRLAQQVSAFEVGGVVRLIRQIFIFTFSAELIGTLLLTLRFVPEQGWGRGLYTAVFHAVTAYNNAGFSLYADNLMGFARDPFVTLVIGGLVILGGMGFIVQINLLSHWRRPRRDRILVHSKIVLTVMGALLLIGMLLFLLFEWNNPATLGPLPFGDKLLVGFFQSVTPRTAGFNTVDYSALSQPTIFITIILMFIGANPGSTGGGIKTSTFFVMMMAAISLVRGRGELVAFGRRVARETVMRAMTVTLLSMGLVNTGVLLLLTTNHANNLTFEQLFFEAVSAFGTVGLSMNATPLTSPTQQLILLVLMYLGRIGPLTFAVAFGNRPRSELVKYPPERDILIG, encoded by the coding sequence ATGCGACGCCCCCTCCTCAGCCGGTTCAGTTTCAAGCTGTTTAATTTCAGCAAATTCAGCCCCCCACAGCTCATCGCCCTGACGTTTGCCGTGACCATTCTGGTCGGCGCACTGCTGCTCGGCTCGCCGCTCGCCCACCAACCGGGCCACAGCCTGAGCTGGGTGCAGGCGCTGTTCATGTCCACCAGTGCGCTGTGCGTCACCGGGCTGGTGGTGGTCGATGTGGGCAGCACCTTCAACGTGTTCGGGCAGCTCGTCGTCCTGGCACTGGTCCAGATCGGCGGACTGGGCATCATCACCTTCGGCACGCTGTTCGCCTTCCTGCTGGGGCGGCGCATCAATTTTTCCGAACGGGTGCGGCTGGCGCAGCAGGTCTCGGCCTTCGAGGTGGGCGGGGTGGTGCGGCTGATCCGCCAGATTTTTATCTTCACCTTCAGCGCCGAGCTGATCGGCACGCTGCTGCTGACCCTGCGCTTCGTGCCGGAGCAGGGTTGGGGACGCGGCCTGTACACCGCCGTTTTTCACGCGGTCACCGCCTACAACAACGCCGGATTCAGCTTGTACGCCGACAACCTGATGGGCTTTGCCCGCGATCCCTTCGTCACTCTGGTCATCGGCGGCCTGGTCATCCTGGGCGGCATGGGTTTTATCGTGCAGATCAATCTGCTCAGCCACTGGCGTCGCCCCCGGCGCGACCGCATTCTGGTCCACAGCAAGATCGTGCTGACGGTCATGGGCGCGCTGCTGCTGATCGGCATGCTGCTGTTTTTGCTCTTCGAGTGGAACAACCCCGCCACCCTGGGGCCGCTGCCCTTCGGTGACAAACTGCTGGTCGGCTTCTTTCAGAGCGTGACGCCGCGCACCGCCGGATTCAATACCGTCGATTACTCGGCGCTGAGCCAGCCGACCATCTTTATCACCATCATCCTGATGTTTATCGGAGCCAATCCCGGCTCGACAGGCGGCGGCATCAAGACCTCCACCTTCTTCGTGATGATGATGGCCGCCATCAGCCTGGTGCGCGGGCGCGGCGAGCTGGTGGCCTTCGGGCGGCGGGTGGCCCGCGAAACCGTCATGCGGGCCATGACCGTGACGCTGCTGAGCATGGGACTCGTCAATACCGGCGTGCTGCTGCTGCTGACCACCAACCACGCCAACAACCTGACCTTCGAGCAGCTCTTTTTCGAAGCCGTCAGCGCCTTCGGCACGGTGGGCCTGAGCATGAACGCCACGCCGCTGACGAGTCCCACCCAGCAACTGATCTTGCTGGTCCTGATGTATCTGGGCCGCATCGGGCCGCTGACCTTCGCCGTGGCCTTCGGCAACCGCCCCAGGAGCGAGCTGGTCAAATATCCTCCCGAGCGCGACATCTTGATCGGCTAA
- a CDS encoding 2-phosphoglycerate kinase: protein MTRELQIGAAGRQWPFSRGLVAESVLNAGASPEVAAAVARRVEAQLRAGRRSSISTVQLKVLLVEVAQDIGGPALSASTQRQTAAFEDILVTAKKGELPFSRGVLARSLEDTGLSPREAYAVASQIDLRLRQQGVRSLSVAEIDDLTERTLQDLYGEQLKLTYRFLRENRGRLGVMGSGGDAPAPFSKGILTQSLLAAGVPPDSARKVARVTQRQLRGAEDRLVERRVIRERVEQLLEAEVGPEVAARYRLLQVIRHPPRPLVILLGGVSGTGKSYLAAEIAYRLGIARVVSTDSIREVMRSMVSPALLPTLHASTFSAWQALVDPNAEQPDHPSTEALLAGFREQVQQVSVGLDAVVRRSIEEGMSVVLEGVHLVPGYLSARHGAIVIPMLVTLPDEDEHRRHFESRDKQTTQSRPLHRYMRYFEEIRAMQDDLEALARRLDVPLLDSLSIDESADQAVDVVMRRLLTELSPAERLNLLGQEDLRLEEIGLAKAAEPLESGRKLP from the coding sequence GTGACGCGGGAACTTCAAATTGGAGCTGCCGGGAGGCAGTGGCCGTTTAGCCGGGGACTGGTGGCCGAATCGGTGCTCAACGCGGGCGCTTCGCCGGAAGTGGCGGCGGCGGTGGCCCGGCGGGTCGAGGCCCAGTTGCGGGCCGGGCGGCGCAGCAGCATTTCCACGGTGCAGCTCAAGGTCCTGCTGGTGGAGGTGGCCCAGGACATCGGCGGCCCGGCGCTGTCGGCCTCCACCCAGCGGCAGACCGCTGCCTTCGAGGACATTCTGGTCACCGCCAAAAAGGGTGAGCTGCCGTTCTCGCGTGGGGTCCTGGCGCGCAGCCTGGAAGATACCGGCCTGTCGCCGCGCGAGGCCTACGCGGTGGCCAGCCAGATCGATCTGCGGCTGCGTCAGCAGGGGGTCCGGTCGCTGAGCGTCGCAGAGATCGACGACCTCACCGAGCGCACCCTGCAAGACCTCTACGGCGAGCAGCTCAAGCTGACCTACCGTTTTCTGCGCGAGAACCGGGGCCGTCTGGGGGTCATGGGCAGCGGCGGCGACGCGCCCGCGCCGTTTTCCAAGGGTATTCTGACCCAGTCGTTGCTGGCCGCCGGGGTGCCGCCCGACTCGGCCCGCAAGGTGGCCCGCGTGACCCAGCGCCAGTTGCGCGGCGCGGAAGACCGACTGGTCGAGCGCCGGGTGATCCGCGAGCGGGTCGAGCAATTGCTGGAAGCGGAAGTGGGGCCGGAGGTGGCGGCGCGCTACCGCCTGCTGCAGGTCATCCGCCACCCGCCGCGCCCGCTGGTCATTTTGCTGGGCGGCGTCAGCGGCACCGGCAAGAGCTACCTGGCCGCCGAGATCGCTTACCGGCTGGGCATCGCCCGCGTGGTCAGCACCGACAGCATCAGAGAAGTGATGCGCTCGATGGTGTCTCCGGCCCTGCTGCCCACCCTGCATGCCTCGACCTTCAGTGCCTGGCAGGCGCTGGTCGATCCCAACGCCGAGCAGCCCGACCACCCCAGCACCGAGGCGCTGCTGGCCGGGTTCCGTGAGCAGGTGCAGCAGGTCAGCGTGGGCCTCGACGCCGTGGTGCGCCGCAGCATCGAGGAGGGCATGAGCGTGGTGCTGGAGGGCGTGCATCTGGTGCCGGGGTACCTCAGCGCCCGGCACGGGGCCATCGTGATCCCGATGCTGGTGACCTTGCCCGACGAGGACGAACACCGCCGCCACTTCGAGTCCCGCGACAAGCAGACCACCCAGAGCCGCCCACTGCACCGCTACATGCGCTACTTCGAGGAAATCCGGGCCATGCAGGACGATCTGGAAGCGCTGGCCCGGCGGCTGGACGTGCCGCTGCTCGACAGCCTGTCGATTGACGAATCCGCCGATCAGGCCGTGGACGTGGTGATGCGCCGCCTGCTGACCGAGCTGTCGCCTGCCGAGCGCCTGAACTTGCTGGGCCAGGAAGACCTGAGACTGGAGGAGATCGGGCTGGCGAAGGCCGCCGAACCGCTGGAGTCCGGGCGCAAGCTGCCCTGA
- a CDS encoding potassium channel family protein has protein sequence MKAKQCLVIGLGRFGTAVATTLYEMGHEVVAVDQKEENVERVLNLVTHAAILDATEERALRSIGVADFDVVIVGIGTDVQANILATMNAKSLGAQYVVCKAIDEMARRVLERVGADLVIRPEHDMGVRLARQIATPNIVDTLDLGSDYAIVEIEANERLRGTLKDLNLSNRFGVQVIAINRSGRIEITPRAEEELRPHDKLVLIGNSHSIDELRRFLGS, from the coding sequence ATGAAAGCCAAACAATGCCTGGTCATTGGCCTGGGCCGCTTCGGAACGGCAGTGGCGACCACCCTGTACGAGATGGGCCACGAGGTCGTCGCCGTGGACCAGAAAGAAGAAAACGTCGAGCGGGTGCTCAATCTGGTCACACACGCGGCCATTCTAGACGCCACCGAGGAGCGGGCGCTGCGCTCGATTGGCGTGGCCGACTTCGACGTGGTGATCGTGGGTATTGGCACCGACGTACAGGCCAACATTCTGGCGACCATGAACGCCAAGAGCCTGGGCGCGCAGTACGTGGTCTGCAAGGCCATTGACGAGATGGCCCGGCGCGTGCTGGAGCGCGTCGGTGCGGACCTGGTGATCCGGCCCGAACACGACATGGGCGTGCGGCTGGCCCGCCAGATCGCCACCCCCAATATCGTGGACACGCTCGACCTGGGCAGCGACTACGCCATCGTCGAGATCGAGGCCAATGAGCGGCTGCGCGGCACTCTCAAGGACCTCAACCTGAGTAACCGCTTCGGGGTGCAGGTGATTGCCATCAACCGCAGCGGACGCATCGAGATCACGCCGCGCGCCGAGGAAGAATTGCGCCCGCACGACAAGCTGGTGCTGATCGGCAACAGCCACTCGATTGACGAACTGCGGCGGTTTCTGGGGAGCTGA
- the proS gene encoding proline--tRNA ligase: MTQGKQPAPDKNDKKAQQYGVTPQSVDFNDWYNEVVKKADLADNSPVAGAMVMKPYGSALWERIVRWLDDAFKARDHESLIFPTLIPMDFIMKEADHVEGFAPELFTVNKIGTEVLAEPYVLRPTSETIIGHMWSGWLNSYRDLPFLHYQWGSVFRAELRTKAFLRTSEFYWHEGHTAHASAEEAQAEVRMILDLYHQFCRDILALPVVRGEKTASERFAGASATYSIEGMMRDGKALQAGTSHYLGQKFSKAFGVKFQTRDQKEEFAYTTSWAISSRIIGALIMTHGDDKGLMMPPNIAPTQVVIIPVGRKDNFEEMVAEGEKLALELRAQGVRVKVDKRDGVTNGFKYNDWELKGIPVRIELGPRDLEQGVVVVKNRTSEEKETLGRAEAVSGITARLDAIQGFLLQRATDFMLGNTVTVDSYDGFKAAIEDGKWVRAFHCGDAESERQIKEDTKATVRNIPLDDAEFFAEREEGVCVHTGKPAAYGKRVIFGRQY; encoded by the coding sequence ATGACGCAAGGCAAGCAGCCCGCCCCTGACAAGAACGATAAGAAGGCCCAGCAGTACGGCGTGACGCCCCAGAGCGTGGATTTCAACGACTGGTACAACGAGGTCGTCAAGAAGGCCGATTTGGCCGACAACAGCCCGGTGGCGGGCGCGATGGTGATGAAGCCCTACGGCTCGGCACTGTGGGAAAGGATCGTCAGGTGGCTCGACGACGCCTTCAAGGCCCGTGACCACGAATCGCTGATCTTCCCGACGCTGATCCCGATGGATTTCATCATGAAGGAAGCCGACCACGTGGAGGGCTTCGCGCCGGAGTTGTTTACCGTCAACAAGATTGGTACCGAAGTGCTGGCCGAACCCTACGTGCTGCGGCCCACGTCCGAAACCATCATCGGGCACATGTGGAGCGGTTGGCTCAACTCCTACCGTGATTTGCCGTTTCTCCATTACCAGTGGGGCAGCGTCTTCCGGGCCGAGCTGCGGACCAAGGCGTTCCTGAGAACCAGCGAGTTCTACTGGCACGAGGGCCACACCGCCCACGCCAGCGCCGAGGAAGCCCAGGCCGAGGTGCGGATGATTCTGGATTTGTACCACCAGTTCTGCCGCGACATTCTGGCCCTGCCAGTCGTGCGCGGTGAGAAAACTGCTTCCGAGCGCTTCGCCGGAGCCAGCGCCACCTACTCCATCGAGGGCATGATGCGTGACGGCAAGGCGCTCCAAGCCGGAACCAGCCACTACCTGGGCCAGAAGTTCAGCAAGGCGTTTGGCGTGAAGTTTCAGACCCGCGACCAGAAGGAAGAGTTCGCCTACACGACCTCCTGGGCCATCTCCAGCCGGATCATCGGCGCGCTGATCATGACGCACGGCGACGACAAGGGCCTGATGATGCCGCCCAACATCGCCCCGACCCAGGTGGTCATTATTCCGGTGGGCCGCAAGGACAACTTTGAGGAGATGGTGGCCGAGGGTGAGAAGCTGGCCCTGGAACTGCGTGCCCAGGGTGTGCGCGTCAAGGTGGACAAGCGCGACGGCGTCACCAACGGCTTCAAGTACAACGACTGGGAACTCAAGGGCATCCCGGTCCGCATCGAACTCGGCCCCCGCGACCTGGAGCAGGGCGTGGTGGTCGTCAAGAACCGCACCAGCGAGGAGAAGGAAACGCTGGGCCGTGCGGAAGCGGTCAGCGGTATCACGGCCCGACTGGACGCCATCCAGGGCTTTTTGCTCCAGCGTGCCACCGACTTCATGCTCGGTAACACCGTGACGGTGGACAGCTACGACGGGTTCAAGGCAGCCATCGAGGACGGCAAGTGGGTGCGGGCCTTCCACTGCGGCGACGCCGAGAGCGAGCGCCAGATCAAGGAAGACACCAAGGCGACGGTGCGCAACATTCCCCTGGACGACGCCGAGTTCTTCGCCGAGCGCGAGGAGGGGGTGTGTGTGCATACCGGTAAACCTGCCGCCTACGGCAAGCGGGTGATTTTCGGCCGGCAGTACTGA
- a CDS encoding MGMT family protein, which translates to MTLSEQDLPGFKARVLALVAQIPPGRVMTYGQLALLAGQPGAARQVGYVMNGLLESHDLPWQRVINAQGKVSTDKLGFGDIQRGLLVAEGVVFDTAGKCDLGQFQWWPQDAPGQERLL; encoded by the coding sequence ATGACCCTTTCAGAACAGGACCTTCCCGGTTTCAAGGCCCGCGTGCTGGCGCTGGTGGCCCAGATTCCGCCGGGCCGGGTCATGACCTACGGGCAACTCGCCCTGCTCGCCGGGCAGCCGGGCGCGGCGCGGCAGGTCGGGTACGTGATGAACGGTCTGCTGGAGAGCCACGATCTGCCCTGGCAGCGGGTCATCAACGCGCAGGGCAAGGTCAGCACCGACAAGCTGGGCTTCGGCGATATTCAGCGCGGCTTGCTGGTGGCCGAGGGCGTGGTGTTCGATACTGCCGGAAAATGCGACCTGGGCCAGTTCCAGTGGTGGCCCCAGGACGCGCCGGGGCAGGAGCGGCTGCTGTAA
- a CDS encoding TetR family transcriptional regulator, whose product MATHPPRPARARSPEEKLVRRGDILRAAERLWTTTAYADLSMNQVAREVQLAKGTLYLYFETKEELFLALLSEHYQAWFTTLGALLDEKRPTRPNDVADVITESLRGFEAMRRLQLLLGSVLERSELAVSFRQQVLALMQTAAPRLPYPPEMAIRVLVHTDALCVGWQHLTEEAPAHRTLLLHPELQPLMVNFERELNTSLRALLNYLQADVALANA is encoded by the coding sequence ATGGCAACGCATCCGCCCCGCCCAGCCCGTGCCCGCAGCCCCGAAGAAAAACTCGTCCGCCGGGGCGACATTCTCCGCGCCGCCGAGCGCCTGTGGACCACCACCGCCTACGCCGACCTGAGCATGAACCAGGTTGCCCGTGAAGTGCAACTCGCCAAGGGCACCCTCTACCTCTATTTCGAGACCAAGGAGGAATTGTTCCTGGCGCTGCTCTCCGAGCACTATCAGGCCTGGTTCACCACGCTCGGCGCGCTGCTCGACGAGAAGCGCCCCACCCGGCCCAACGACGTGGCCGACGTGATCACTGAGAGCCTCCGCGGCTTCGAGGCGATGCGGCGACTGCAACTGCTGCTCGGCAGCGTGCTGGAACGCAGCGAACTGGCGGTCAGCTTTCGTCAGCAGGTGCTGGCGCTGATGCAGACCGCCGCGCCCCGGTTGCCCTACCCGCCCGAGATGGCGATACGGGTACTGGTCCATACCGACGCCCTGTGCGTGGGCTGGCAGCACCTGACCGAGGAGGCCCCGGCCCACCGCACGCTGCTGCTGCACCCCGAGTTGCAACCTTTGATGGTCAACTTCGAAAGGGAGCTGAACACCTCGCTGCGGGCGCTGCTGAACTATTTGCAGGCCGACGTGGCGCTCGCCAACGCCTGA
- a CDS encoding HNH endonuclease, with product MARKTPNTWPEPLPAAEALTCALCQRETPTLTQHHLTPISRGRRQGIKVQDLPSVGLCAACHNYVHTTFSNSELAGFYGSLEALQEHEGVQKFVAWVKKQPIGKAVKVK from the coding sequence ATGGCCCGCAAAACCCCCAACACCTGGCCCGAACCGCTGCCCGCCGCCGAGGCGCTGACCTGCGCTCTGTGCCAGCGCGAGACGCCCACCCTGACCCAGCACCACCTGACACCGATCTCACGGGGCCGTCGCCAGGGCATCAAGGTGCAGGATTTGCCCAGCGTGGGCCTCTGCGCTGCGTGCCACAACTACGTTCACACCACCTTCTCCAACTCGGAACTGGCCGGATTTTACGGCTCGCTGGAGGCCTTACAGGAGCATGAGGGTGTGCAGAAATTCGTGGCCTGGGTCAAGAAACAGCCGATTGGGAAAGCGGTGAAAGTGAAGTAG